GTTGGTTTTTAGTAGGGGCAAATAGCCTCAAATACAGAGTCTGAAAAGAAAGCCAAGAAGTAATAGGTTGTGTTGAAGTTTTTGCAACaaaatcaaattattatttatcaaatacatttttaaaaaaggaggggcaGTTTTTTGAATCTGCATCTTACCTGTTATAATGCCTCCTCTTTTCATTATCCTTATAAATTAATGTCATATGTGAAGACCTCACGTGTCTTGCCTCGGTGTAGCTCAGTGTTTCTTAGGGAGCAATTTGCCAGCCTCCCTTAAAAATCCAATGTAATGACCCAGGTTTTACAGAGGTATGTTTCGTTTAGGTAACTTTCGCTCTGCTCTCAATGATGCTATCGCAGCAAGAAAACTGAAACCTAATCACCTCAAGGCAATTACAAGAGGTAAAAGAGCGTTCAACAGTTGCATTTTAATAGAGGCCTCCATGTAATTAAGAAAGTGGGGGCACTGTATAACAGCAATAAAAGTTTGTATAGAATATTTTTGAAAAGTAAACTTTCAAAGTGCCATGAAATATGAacataatgcaacttaaaagggtTGTGTCTACTTGAgatgaagagaaggaagaagcatgGGAACCTTGGGACGAAGTTATTTGCAGTATGTTAGGGGCAGCatgtggtctgaaggcacatgagaccACCATTCCAATGAAGCAAAGCGGGTCTTTGGTCTAGTTAGCATCTGGGAACCACGGGAGGATGCTGAATGCTGTTTGTGCTCACTAGTAAGGAGAGAGATGGGAGATGCTCGCAAATCCACCTGCCGCATCCTTCCCAGCTGGCCTACCAACTTTGAGGCCTGTGAGTTTTGTTGGGaccaggaagaagaaagaaacgaGCTGAGGCTTATTGCCACCcttgtctttttgttgttgttgttgttttgtagtgTTGCTACTTTGGAAAAGGAGTGGGAGATCTTTGCAATTGTTGCTCTTATTGTAGTTTAGCTTTGTTTGCCTTATAATGGAACTGtaaatttgttattatttactggacatgtttttattatttgttatgtTGCTCCCTGCTTGAAAATAGTCGGTGAAGAGGTGGgttataaatactttaaaaagtaataataaatgtAGGGTCATGCTAGGTTGTATGATATAAGAAAAGTAGggcataaatgtaagaaaataaataaaagtcagcCTAGAATTCAGGCCTCTATGAGTGCCTTCAGACTGGAAAAAAAATTGACCAGCGTAAGTGTACCTCCCTGTTTGCCACACTGATGTTTTAAAAATTAGTTGAGCATATCTGTGTTTGCTGCAGACATATGTGAAACAAACTATTGCTTTTCTAGGAGCACTGTGCCATTTGGAACTtaaacacttctctgaagccatAACATGGTGCGAGGAGGGATTGAGAATAGAtccaaaagaaaagaagcttCTGGAAACAAGAGCTAAAGCTGATAGACTAAAGGTTAGAAGGGGGCAAATGCAAACCTGTTTATACAGTAGACTAAGACTGGTGGAACAGCAATCTCCTCCCCACAGTTACGATGTAGCTTTGTCTTTCAGCGCGCTGAAGAGAGGGATTTCAGAAAAGCTAAAttgcaggagaagagggaaaagTCTCGGAAGGAGGCCTTACTCAAAGCTATCAAGGTACCTTTTTCTTTTGGCGGGAAGAATTGCCCCTGGATATTTTAAATGTGTAAAGATGTGGATACTTGCctcaattttttccccttttctcttctgATGTAGGATCGGAACATCAAATTGTCTGTAGCATCCTCTAAGGAAGACACGGCGATATCAGCAGACCTGGCTGAGATGTCTTTAGATGGACTTGGCTCAGAAAATGCTATCGGTGCCAAAGTCTGTTTAGATGAGAATGGCAGCCTAACCTGGCCTGTGTTGTTCCTGTATCCTGAGCATGGGCAAACTGACTTCATCTCCTCTTTTCATGAAGAAtcgaggttgttgttttttaaagctgaatttaTATAAATCCAAATGAACATAATATGGGAGGAGGCAGTGGGTCCGATTCACACATTTTATTTGCTGTGTTTTCCAGTACTTTGGTAAGACCCTTGAGATGTTCTGAATGCAAAGAGTAAGAGTGGGAGCATGCCTGTCAGCCTCATCTGCTAATCTCAAAGTAATGTTTGAACAAGTCTTCCCTAGCCTGATGCCTTCCATCaaatattttgggctacaactcattTCAGCCCCAGGCCAGcatgggatgatggaagttgtggtccaaaacatttggagtccTAGAGCATGTTTATATGAAGAGGTGATTGTGAGCTAGTTGACTGTGAGCAGTGCTGTGAGAAGGTAGTTATTTTTGGATTAACCTTAAATAAGAATAGATTTATGATCTTCCTGAGCATccctattttgaaaaaaaaaagcattgaagaatttaatttttaaaaatactgtgttGGTTAGCAGCCTTTAATTGAGCTACATTGCTTTGAATTCCAAAGGCGTCAGTGTACAGTATCTACTTGAATTCAACTCTAGTAGATGCTGAAGCTGAACTTAATGGCTTGGAGAGTAACATGGTGCATTCATCTTGTGTTTCAGATTTACTGACCACTTAATGGTCATGTTTGAAGAACTACCTCCCTGGGATGTAGAAAAGAAATATATTCCTAGTGAACTGGAGGTAAGATACAACGCCTTTTGGCATTTATCTGTCCTTTCTTAAAATGGATAttctaatataataataacaataataatttattatttataccccgcccatctggccgggttccccccgccactctgggcggcttccaacaaaacattaaaatacagaaatccatcaaacattaaaagcttccctaaacagggctgccttaagatgccttctaaaggtctggtaattgttgttctctttgacctctggtgggagggcatttcacagggtgggtgccactaccgagaaggccctctgtctggttccctgtaacgtagcttctcgtagtgagggaaccaccagaaggccctcggcgctggacctcagtgtccgggcagaacaatgggggaggagacactccttcatgtatactggactgaggccgtttagggctttaaaggtcagcaccaacactttgaattgtgctcggaaacgtactgggagccaatgtaggtcttccaggaccagtgttatgtggtctcgccggccgctcccagtcaccagtctagctgccgcattctgggttagctgtagtttccgggtcaccttcaaaggtagccccacgtagagcgcattgcagtagtccaagcgagagataactagagcatgcaccactctggtgagacagtccacaggcaggtagggtctccgcctgcgtaccagatggagctgataaacagctgccctggatacagaattgacctgcgcctccatggacagctgtgagtccagaatgactcccaggctgcgcacctggtccttcaggggcacagttaccccattcaggaccagggagtcctccacacctgcccgcctcctgtcccccacaaacagtacatctgtcttgtcgggattcaatctcaatctgttaaccgccatccatcctccaaccgcctccaagcactcacacaggaccttcaccgccttcactggttctgatttgaaagagaggtagagctgggtatcatccgcatactgatgaacacccagcccgaGCAGTTTAGCCCCATGTAGGATGCCTGGAGCCTAGACCTTTTGTGCCCTAAGGAAGGGCGGGAGGAGAGCAATGGGCTCTAGCTgaggtggagagagaggggaCAGAAAGACTGAGGTTAGAGGGAGTAAAAATGAGCCTTCCAGCAGAGACTGAGCAACCACACTTTTTGCCTTCCCACAACAGTATACTAAGCAACAGCTTCATCATGGGATATGACAGAGCCTAAATCAGCCTCTACCTGCATCCCAAGCCAAGAACAGGACACTTACGGCtcttcaaatgctgttggactaaaaTCACCAACTTCATTGATCATTGGCTATGATGGGGTTACTGGGATTtggaatccaaaaacatctggagggccacagatagGTCAGACTGTATCCTTAAGGCAGAGAATAATCTCAAATCAGAGGGTTGTGTTATCCATAAACAACTGCAAAGTTGTTTTAAAACTTTCATTAACTACTTAGATTTGTAGGCATGAataaaaattcatttatttagcTCTTCCAAAGGCTTGAGGTATATGGCAagcaataaatagaaataaaattaaatcaaGTAAAAAAACCAAGCCCTAAACTACCACAATTCTGGACTCCCAGAACTTGCCCTAATAAATTGCAGTCTCAAATTGAAGCAATGGAAAGGGTTTTTCATCACATGAATAGTTGTTTATTAGTATTACAGATGCCCTGCTGACCTTCATAAATATTGTACTAAGCCTTGCAGGTAATATCGCATGTCCTTGTTCACATGTTTAGTCAATTTGTTTCTCATTAAATTGCACAGCTGTATTTTGAGGACGAAGAAAAAGGGGAGATATACCAGATAGACATGGAAACCACATTGCTACAAGCACTGCAGCACCAAAGGTGAGATTCTGAGCTGGGGACTGCATGTTACTCATCTTTATTGTCAAAATGACAAGTGTGTAATGTTGAATCATCAGGATCCACATGCTTGCCTCAAAAAACCaagaattatttttttgtttaacaGTAATCTAACAGAGAAATAATTGTTCATCAGCAGATTCTGATGTTAAGAATACAGTAGTCATAAATATCCACAGCCAACAAAACTGCCCATATGTTGTCGCTTCAGATTAGAGGTTTCAGCTGAAGCTTATTCATCCATTTCACTACAGGGTTGCCTCAGTTTTCTCTTGGTGGCACCCGCTAGACGTGACAGTTGCGGGAATAACAATGTATAGCCATTGCACTGAAAGGTGGCTGTATTTTTAGACTGCCTTGCAGCAAAAGGTTAGGTGATCAGCTTCTAAAGGAAGGATAATTTACTGCAGTTGTGGCTGCCTGAACTTTTAGAATGTCATGGATCTCCGCAGTGGGGACATCTTTTCTTACCAACCCAGCCTATTAAATTGTTCCAACAGTGAGAGCAGGGGATGGACCTGAGCATCATGCTATGGTAAGCATTCCCTCtgtgcaaacatttcagcttgccagacagaatgaagCC
The genomic region above belongs to Zootoca vivipara chromosome 7, rZooViv1.1, whole genome shotgun sequence and contains:
- the TTC4 gene encoding tetratricopeptide repeat protein 4, producing the protein MMAAAAAAEEDEEHEAGWDAFLDRFRGPERYAGALSPENWEQEFDQIPMFMKKAPAEIDPKQNPDLACLQSIIFDKDQTPEAQTYKNEGNDYFKEKDYKKAVISYSEGLKKKCNDLELNTVLHTNRAAAQFYLGNFRSALNDAIAARKLKPNHLKAITRGALCHLELKHFSEAITWCEEGLRIDPKEKKLLETRAKADRLKRAEERDFRKAKLQEKREKSRKEALLKAIKDRNIKLSVASSKEDTAISADLAEMSLDGLGSENAIGAKVCLDENGSLTWPVLFLYPEHGQTDFISSFHEESRFTDHLMVMFEELPPWDVEKKYIPSELELYFEDEEKGEIYQIDMETTLLQALQHQRYFIKAGTPTFLVLVKLAPFSKNYFFGKKVHQLK